The following are encoded together in the Anaeromicrobium sediminis genome:
- the rlmD gene encoding 23S rRNA (uracil(1939)-C(5))-methyltransferase RlmD, with protein sequence MIEIRTEEIYEVHIHDLGTSGEGIGRVEGMTIFIEGCVPGDIVKAKIDTVKKNYAIGTIVEMVQESDIRKDPVCAHAHECGGCQIMHIDYEEQLKIKTKKVKDSLERIGKLENVTVHDTIGMTNPYYYRNKAQFPVGMIDSKSLIGFYKKKSHDIVNLETCHIQQKVNEKVVEVMRKYIDEKKISVYDEKKHKGFIRHILTKVGYATGEIMVVIIGNGYELMYEEEIVQDLVDNIEGLESVVLNINRNKANKILGKKCKTLYGKDTIIDYIGNLKFEISPLSFFQVNPTQTEVLYSKALEYANLSGKETVYDIYCGIGTISLFLAGKAKQVYGIEVIDAAIDDAKINAKINNIDNAAFFVGKAEEVVPKMYKDGMVADVAVVDPPRKGCDERVLDTLVKMNPERIVYVSCNPSTLARDLKYLDENGYKTVEAQPVDMFPHTTHVETVTLIEKK encoded by the coding sequence ATGATTGAAATAAGAACAGAAGAAATTTATGAAGTACATATACATGATTTAGGAACTAGTGGAGAAGGTATCGGTAGAGTAGAAGGCATGACCATATTCATTGAAGGTTGTGTGCCAGGAGATATAGTAAAGGCTAAAATTGATACTGTAAAGAAAAACTATGCCATAGGAACTATAGTAGAAATGGTACAAGAATCGGATATAAGAAAAGACCCAGTCTGTGCCCATGCCCATGAATGTGGTGGATGTCAGATTATGCACATTGATTATGAAGAACAATTAAAAATAAAGACTAAAAAAGTAAAGGATAGTTTAGAGAGAATTGGGAAGCTTGAAAATGTAACTGTTCATGACACTATAGGCATGACTAATCCATACTACTACAGAAATAAGGCTCAGTTCCCTGTGGGAATGATAGATTCTAAATCTTTAATAGGATTTTATAAAAAGAAGAGTCATGACATTGTTAACTTAGAAACTTGTCATATTCAACAGAAAGTCAACGAAAAAGTTGTAGAGGTAATGAGAAAGTACATAGATGAAAAGAAAATATCTGTATATGACGAAAAGAAGCATAAGGGATTCATTAGACATATTCTTACAAAGGTAGGATATGCCACTGGCGAAATTATGGTAGTAATAATAGGAAATGGCTATGAATTAATGTATGAAGAAGAAATAGTACAAGACCTAGTAGACAATATAGAAGGTCTTGAGAGTGTAGTATTAAATATAAACAGAAATAAGGCCAACAAAATATTAGGTAAGAAGTGTAAGACCCTATATGGAAAAGATACTATAATAGATTACATAGGAAATCTGAAGTTTGAAATATCTCCATTATCCTTCTTCCAAGTAAATCCGACTCAAACGGAAGTATTATATTCTAAAGCATTAGAGTATGCTAATTTAAGTGGAAAAGAAACGGTGTATGATATTTACTGTGGAATAGGAACCATATCATTATTCCTAGCAGGAAAGGCTAAGCAAGTATATGGTATAGAGGTAATCGATGCTGCAATAGACGATGCTAAGATTAATGCAAAGATTAACAATATTGATAATGCAGCATTCTTTGTAGGTAAGGCAGAGGAAGTAGTGCCTAAGATGTACAAGGATGGAATGGTAGCAGATGTGGCCGTAGTAGATCCGCCTAGAAAGGGCTGTGATGAAAGGGTTCTAGATACATTAGTAAAGATGAATCCAGAGAGAATTGTATACGTATCATGTAATCCATCTACTTTAGCTAGGGACTTAAAGTATTTAGATGAAAATGGATATAAAACGGTTGAAGCACAACCAGTAGACATGTTCCCACATACTACACACGTTGAGACAGTTACGTTGATAGAGAAGAAATAG
- a CDS encoding sensor histidine kinase yields the protein MGKIGRKIFKYEITILIISLLITVLLFTVLSNKYLTFKAKKELLEEYAKIEKIIDKRVSGNINKIKVSQNEFKAARRFIQSNIVVISNNRKIVYRSIQDMTVKELKDAAMNNGTSKNTVVIKKEIRDKKGNRIGMAILGAKMEDLRRMIRLMTISLLVSMTISIMVATIVGKKLEKSITRPLTNLTNRVKNFSIKDKEKYDPIKTGDEIERLDEGFREMANRIYAYDTKRESFMQNASHELKTPLMSIRGYAEAIKDGVVEGEELDKSLDIIIDESIRLTDIVNEILYITKIENKDEDFVFEQRDVIHIVNRAIDNLKFMAKDKNIDITFEYEDKIMRNVDEEKLLRVFINIIGNSIRYAKNNITIKVVENKDLRILIMDDGIGIKAGEENKIFERFYKSTGGKTGLGLYIGKVIINRHKGNIIAYNNESGGATFEINLPES from the coding sequence ATGGGCAAAATAGGAAGAAAAATATTTAAATATGAAATAACCATATTAATAATAAGCCTTTTAATAACAGTACTATTATTCACTGTTTTATCTAATAAGTATTTGACCTTTAAAGCAAAGAAAGAACTATTAGAAGAATATGCAAAAATAGAAAAAATTATTGATAAAAGAGTAAGTGGAAATATTAATAAGATAAAGGTAAGTCAGAATGAATTTAAGGCTGCCAGGAGATTTATACAATCTAACATAGTAGTTATTTCAAACAATAGAAAGATAGTATATAGAAGTATACAGGATATGACTGTAAAAGAATTAAAGGATGCAGCCATGAATAATGGCACTTCTAAAAATACAGTAGTGATAAAAAAAGAGATAAGAGACAAAAAAGGAAACCGCATTGGGATGGCAATACTAGGAGCTAAAATGGAAGACCTAAGAAGGATGATAAGACTAATGACCATAAGCTTGTTAGTTAGCATGACCATATCTATAATGGTTGCCACAATAGTTGGAAAGAAATTAGAAAAAAGCATTACTAGACCTTTGACTAATTTAACCAATAGGGTTAAGAATTTTTCAATTAAAGACAAAGAAAAATATGACCCTATAAAAACGGGAGATGAAATAGAAAGGTTAGATGAGGGTTTTAGGGAAATGGCTAATAGGATATATGCATATGATACTAAGAGAGAATCCTTTATGCAAAATGCATCCCATGAATTAAAGACACCCCTCATGTCCATAAGAGGCTATGCAGAGGCAATAAAAGATGGTGTGGTTGAAGGAGAAGAATTAGATAAAAGCTTAGATATAATCATAGATGAAAGTATTCGCCTTACAGATATAGTAAATGAAATACTATATATAACTAAAATAGAAAATAAAGATGAGGACTTTGTATTTGAACAAAGGGATGTTATTCACATAGTAAATAGAGCTATAGATAATCTAAAATTCATGGCTAAGGATAAAAATATAGATATAACATTTGAATATGAAGATAAAATAATGAGAAATGTGGACGAAGAAAAGCTTCTTAGGGTATTTATTAACATAATAGGAAATAGTATAAGATATGCTAAGAATAACATTACAATAAAAGTAGTAGAAAATAAGGATTTGAGAATACTAATAATGGACGATGGCATAGGAATAAAGGCTGGAGAAGAGAATAAAATATTTGAAAGATTTTATAAATCCACTGGTGGGAAAACGGGACTTGGACTTTATATAGGAAAAGTAATAATAAATAGACACAAGGGCAACATTATAGCTTATAATAATGAGAGTGGAGGAGCCACTTTTGAAATAAATTTACCAGAAAGTTAG